GAATGCCGGAATAAATTTTTTCAAGAAGCCTTGGTACCGTTGCAAAAAACATCGGCTTCACATGACCAATATCATCCTTGATTTCCTCAACCACTTCGATGTAGTAAATCGGGTAGCCGATATGCATATACAGGTAATTGAGCATGCGCTCAAAAATATGCGAGAGCGGCAAATAGCTGAGAATGCGTCCGCCCCTTTCACCTTCAATATCAAATGGAATCCGCTCAATGGAATACTGCACATTAGACGCAATATTCTGATGGGTAAGCATAACCCCTTTGGGTAAACCTGTGGTACCGGACGTATAAATAAAGGAAGCCAGATCATCGGGCTTCACATCACTTCTGAGTTTCTCAAACAGACCGGGATTTTCCTTTTCAAAGGCTTCCCCTTCCTTCAGCATATCATCGAACATCCGGAAACCTTTTTCCGCTGTGCTAACCAAACAAACTATCTCAAGCCCTTTAACATCCTTATAGTAAGGCTTAAAATTGCTGAAAAGCTTATCCTGCGAAAACATATAAATCTTGGCTTCCGAGTTTTCCAGGATGTATTTAATCTGATCGCCGGGCTGTGTGGTATAAATCGGTACATTGATGGCCCCGATGGAAAGAATTGCGGCATCCGCCAGAATCCATCTGACCGAATTTTCTGAATGAAGGGCAACCCGATCCCCTTTTCGGATTCCCATTTTGTGCAGTGCAAGCGCAAGATGACGCTTCATGCGGTCAAAATCGTCCAAAGTAGTTTGAATCCAGGTACCGTTTCGTTTGGTAGCCCCTATGATTCCGGTGTTATTCTTTTGCCTGCCGGCTTCGGCAATTTCGAATATAGTCTGAGGCTGAAATTCCATAGTGTGCGTCGTTTTGATTAGATTGAGTATTACAGGAAGGATAAAACAAAGTTCAGCATGGATTAGCAAGGCAAAGGTAATGCATTTTAAAATACCAAAGCGAACCGATACAGGTACCGTCCCTTTTCTGAAAAAATGCAGTGCGAAGTCCCTTCCGCAGGATTTATTACACCTAAAACCCTGTTGGTTTGAGACAAGCATTTAGGGTACCTTAGCCCTAAGCACTAACAGTGTTAATATGCTATATTTGCCCGTCCTTTCAAAGCCAAATATGAAGATACAGAACGAATTAAAAGAAATTGTAACCGCTTTTTTCAGTCAAAAAGAGCGAAATATGGGCCATGCACTCGGTATAGAGTTCAACTCCCTGTTTAAAGATGAAGTCCGTGCCACCATGCCGGTTAATGAAAACACCCGTCAGCCTTTCGGCTTGCTGCATGGCGGCGCTTCCGTTGCCCTCGGCGAAACCATTTGCTCGGTAGGCGCATGGCTGAATGTGGATCACCAAACACAGTCGGCTGTAGGTCTTGAAATCAATGCCAATCACCTGCGCGCAGCACGCAGCGGTACAGTCACCGGAGTGGCTAAACCAATTCACCGCGGTACTTCAACCCAAATATGGCAGTATGATGTGTACACCGAATCCGGCAAACATCTGTGTACCGGCCGGTGTACGCTCGCCATCATTTCAAACCGTACCGTGCGAAAAGGCTAAACGACACATCCCTTAAACCCGGTTCGGCTTCTCATTCAAAATCCGGATAAGCCGGCGTCGGGCGACCGGAAACAGTGTCTTCTGAAAATCAAACGCTATCGGACTGTGAAAGGCGTAAGTCGCAGGGTTCGGCAGATCACGGTATTCCCGAATCAGACGGAGTTTTATGCTCGAAGGATCTTCCTGCGCGGCAAGTCCCTGTCCCAGTTTTTTAATGAGCGTAGTCTTCAGCGTACGATAGCGTTCGCGGGCATTTGAAAAGATGGAAAGTTCATAGCGATACAGATTAAGTCCGCCGGTGTCAAAATCGGGCATGAAAAAATAGCCTTCATCCGTGTAGGCGGGCTGAATGCCGACCTGATCGACACTCAGGTTCTCATCCACAAACTCATAAATGCTGATTCCCTCCTGAATGGCCTCATGGATCAGCGGCTGTGCCCATCGGATGAAATCCTTCACAGCGCTAAGATCAAGTTTTTCCGGCAGTACCGACTCAAACGCTATATGCTTTTCAGCCAGATTGATACTCCGGATACGCTTCGGACCGCTGTTATCCAGACTCGTGAAGCCATCCAGAATTTGCTGCAATTGCGCCCGCAGCTCAATAAGGCGGCCTAAATGCGGGTACAACAGGTTCCTCTGAAACGCCTGCCTCATTTTCTGCAAATTGCCGAGAAGTACATACTGCCGCTTCTCATAATCTTCATTCACCTGCGTGAAAAACTCGATAGATAAATCTGCCTGCATGGTATCATCATAGCTAAGTGTTACAAAATAAGCCTGAAATGCAGCGGATACCCGGAAACCCTAACGACCAAAATTCCCTGCACTCCGACCCTAAATCGGTACTTGTCATCAGGAGTGACAAGCACACCGCAGTAATTAAATGCATGCTTTCAAAAATATCAAGTCGGCACCCGTCTTTTACAAACAAAACCGAAGGTCCGATAAAAGCCGCTGTCAGTGACGCGTTTGGCGGTCAACCTCCTTATCTTACAGTCCTTTCCAGCTTTCAGTGGCGCTTCACCTCCACCTAATTTCTTCCGGGTTTGCTTTCAGACAACAAAAAAGATCAGCTTTACAAAGTTTTCACGGATCCCATCCACGGATTTGTGCACGTGCCCAAAGGCCAAACCCTGCGCTTGCTCGATCACCCGTATGTGCAGCGGCTGCGGCGGATACGGCAGCTCGGCCTCGCCTACACCGTGTTTCCCGGTGCGGAGCACTCCCGCTTTTCGCACGCGCTGGGCGCTGTCGGGCTCATGCTCAAAATGCTCACCACCCTACGCGACAAAAACACCACCATCAACAATCAGGAAGTCGAAGGCGTACTTGCCGCCATTTTGCTCCACGATATCGGCCACGGCCCCTTCTCACACACCCTTGAGCACACCCTCATTTCGGACTTCAACCACGAAATGATGACCCTCGCCCTCATGAAACAGCTCAACGCTGAATTCGACGGGGGGCTTGAAACCGCCATACAAATCTTCACCGATCAGCACCCCAAAGCCTTCCTGCACCAGCTCATCTCATCACAGCTCGACGCCGACCGGCTCGACTACATCAAACGCGACAGCTTCTACACCGGCGTACTTGAAGGCTCCATCGGTATCGATCGCATCATCAAAACCCTGCGCGTGCACAACGGCAGCATAGTGATGGAAAAAAAAGGCATTTACGCAGTCGAAAACTACATCATGGCCCGCCGCTTCATGTACATGCAGGTGTACCTCCACAAAACCGTGCTATGCGCAGATATGCTCATCCGCTCCGTCTTCCGCCGCGCCACCGACCTCGTTGAAGAAGGCTATCAGCTGGCCTTCCCCTCCCCGGCCATCCGCTACTTCCTCGAAAAAAAACCAAGTGCCAAAAAAGGCATTTCCCGCGAACTCCTGCAACACTACGTCATGCTCGACGACGCCGACGTGCTCATGTGCCTCAAATTCTGGCAGTACGAAAAAGACCCCATCCTCGCCGACCTCTGCAGCCGCTTCCTCAACCGCCGCTTCTTCCGCGCCACGCCCCTCATCCATAAACCCAGCCCCGAAGACAAACACCGCTACCGCCTCGCCACCTCCAGAGTGCTCCGGGCCAAGCGCCTGCCCTTCGACGAAAAATCAGCCGGATACTACTTCGGCACCACCGAAACCCGCAACGAAGCCTACCGCTTCGAACGCTCCGGCATCTACATCATGGAACAACCCGGCGTAGCCGTCGAATTCTCCAAAGCCGCCGACGCCCGCCACATCGAAGCCCTCAGCACCCCCATCGTAAAACACTACGCCATCCACCTCAAAGAACTCAACTCCTGAAACTAGAGTGGTACCCCAAACCGCCAGTCCCCGCCCCCACAACGGAACCTATCATCCCCGGCCCCTACCCCCTGCAAGCTGCCCCTCAGCAATTCAGGTCTTTTTTATTTTTTGGGAAAACTCCGTGAACATCAGGAGCTCTGTCATAGATTGAAAAACCCCAAAACGAAGATGAATGCGTTGCTTTTTTTCATTGACGACAAAACCGGGCCCCCAAACCAGCCCACGGTTTTGAACAGGATTTGTAAGATTCTCAGGATCAACAAGATGAGCTAAAACCAACTTCAAAAGCCAGAAATAAAACCGAAGCTACCCCATTTACGCCACGAAGCCAAACTCCAATCTGCGAGATCGGTGGCCCCGGGAAAGATGTATTCAACGGCATTATGCCGAAAAATTAAAAAAGCCCAGATGGTGTCGGGCCGGGGTGTGACCACCACAATACCGGAATTCACCTCCTTACGCCACGGAAAAAACGCGCACAGAGATCAGGGCAAAATTATGTACCAAGACCCAACCAAGCCCTGAAAGGGCGACATACCAAAGCCCGGGGTGCCAACCCCGGGAACGCGGCCCATTACAAATGAAGCCCTGAAAGGGCGGCATACCATCGGGAGTGGATTCAGCCTACCATATTCGAACCCCGCACACTCATTACGGATAGAGCCTGTAATTTCCCCGCGAAGCCGCACCCGCACCGCTCCTTCCTTTCACAGCCAATCAGCTTACACTTAAACCCACGAGCTTCGACCACCACTCCCACACCCCGGCCCGCGGGCATCAGGGCGTTGAAATGGTTCAAAAACGATAAAGCCTCATCAACCCTATCACTCTCATATAGGGGCCACCCCTCTCGAGATGGGAATTGCGAAGTCAAGTTTTAATAATACTTTCGCAGCCTTATTTGCATTGTTTTTTTTGGCTTCACAGTCCTGAAACACCACGAAGCCAAACTCCCCTCTGCGAGAGGGCTGGCCCCGGGAAAGATGTAATCAGCGGCATAATGCCGAAAAATATCACAAAATTTAAAAAATCCCAGATGGTGTCGGGTCGGGGTGTGACCGCCGCAATACCGGAATTCACCTCCTTACGCCACCGAAAAAAACACCCCGCAAAGAGATCAGGGCAAAATTTTGTACCAAAACCCAACCCAGCCCTGAAAGGGCGACATACCATCGGGAGTAAATTCAGCCTACCATCTTCGAACCCTGCACACTCATTACGGATAGAGCCCGTAATTTCCCCGCGAAGCCGCACCCGCACCGCTCCTTCCTTTCACAGCCAATCAGCTTACACTGAAACCCACGAGCTTCGACCACCACTCCCACACCCCGGCCCGCGGGCATCAGGGCGTTGAAATGGTTCAAAAACGATAAAGCCTCATCAACCCTATCACTCTCATATAGGGGCCACCCCTCTCGAGAGGGGAATTGGGAAGTGCTGAGATAATAATACTTTCAAGATCAGAATAAAAATAAAAGCAAAAAGCCCGCTCCAAAGAGAACGGGCTTTTTTTAATGCGAAATATAATTATCAAGGTTATTTGATGAGCGTTACACGGCTCGTTTTCATCAGGTCGCCGGACTGTAACCGTATCAGATAAACCCCGCTGGATAATGCAGCAGCATCGAAAGGCACGGTGTAGCTTCCTGCGGGTTTGGCTTCATTCACCAGCACTGCGACTTGTCTGCCAAGCATATCGAAGACTTCAAGACTAACATGTCCGGTTTCTGATATTTCAAATGGAATGTTAGTTGTAGGGTTAAACGGGTTGGGGTAGGCATTACCCAGGGAAATACCTGCAGGAAGCTGATGTTCATCACCGCGTACATCAACATTGGTAAGATCCCATTCGAGCAGCAGGCGTGCTGTATCTATCATCTCACCTGCGAAAGGGTCAAAAGTCGAAAACTGCGCAAGATCAGGTACAAGCGAAGAGCTGTTATACTCAAAAACCTCCGTCCCAATCGGTATCCACTGTTCCTCAAAAATATCATATTCGGAAGCAGTGCCGTAGAGAATCTGTCCGAGCTCATTGAATGCGATTTCTATTCGGGTATCCGGTTGCCAGCCTTCTTCTTCATTAAAAAAGGCTGAAGTATAGATTACAGCGGAATCATAATCTTCCGTTGGCATATCCTCATCAACGCGGAGCATACGAAACTCATCAACCCATGCAGCACCATCCCATACCTGTTCAATAGTACCGGGCATGTCAAGCTGAAGCAGCATAAGCGTTTCGCTGCTGACCATCAGGACTTCGAGCTGCCTTGTGATCATCTCATAGAAGTCAGATGGTGATGTATCGACATAAATAATCCGGTAATCGGGTATGAATTCGTCGCCGTCAAATACGCTGTATGTTTCGAACAAATCTTCGCCATTGTAGGTGAATTCCGAGCGGCCAACGGGTTGCATTTCTGTTCCGTCCGTAACGAATTCTTCGATCTTACTGATATCAGTTCCCTCATAACCCACGAAGATTTCCAGAAAAGGATCCCCAAATTCAGCGATACTAACTTCACTGATAAAGCTTTGGCCGTCAATTTGCGTGTAAGCAAATTCTTCTTTTACCTCTTCTTCCCATCCAATGCTTTCGACCCAGCTGAAATATACATTTTCACGGAGCAAATCATTTTCATATCCGAACGCCTGCTTTTCTTCATCAAACCAATCATTAGAAAAAAAACTTCTTTGTGTGATTATTTCAGAAATACGTCCATTTTCCCAGGTGTAGAGGTTTCTCATAAAATTTTGATAGTCATCCTCACCATCGCGGGGCTCTGCAACATTTAGCTGCAGGCGCGCTTCCGTCAGAAGCGGGTCGTTGTTAAGCAGCCCGGCGCCTGAACTTTGGCCTGGAAACAAATTCACCCAGCGCATAAGCCTTAGATTCGATAGCAAGGCTACATTTCGGAAGTCCTGCGTAATTTCTTCGGGCTCGGACTCAGCAATGTGACCAGCTTCCGAAGCTTGCTTCCCAAACAGAAGCGATGAAGGAGCCATGAGTAATACGGTTGTTAACAAAAAGGATAGGATCGGTTTAAGCATTCTATTTACCTCTGATCGTAGTTTTTGGTTGATGATGTACCTGCCGGTTACAGTTTGCTAAATGCAACATTTAAGGCATAATGGGTATATATTTAACAACAACAGACATGGAATTTCCCATCACATACACAAACTACGTAAAATTTATTGCTTATAAAAACGGTCCCTGAGTCTAAACCGATACGGTATAAATGCACCTATTAGCAATCTTTGATCTTTAACTCAGAATAAAAGCAGTATCAACTCACGGAAATCGCTGGAATCCGTGCGCAGCTATTGACCTCCCCCAATCTCCGACAGCTATTCTATCCTAAACAAATCATAATCAACAATTTATACTCTAAAACCTACCCTGTTATGGGTGATGCGCCTTAACTCTGCCAACTCCCTAAACCCGTTAAGCTCCGCTTCAGGGTGTTCATGAAGCGGAGCTTTATTGCCTGCTTATTCGGTATCTAACTATTGGTAGTAATAGCGGATGAGCGTAACGCGACGCATTTGCAACTGATCGCCGGACCGTAACCGTATCAGATAAACCCCGCTTGACAGGGAAGCTGCCCTCTTCAAGGCTCCCATGGCCGGTTTGGGATATTTCAAACGGAATGTTTGTGGAGGGATTCAAAGGGAATCAAAAGATCATCACCACGAGGTAATGTTCAGGCCGTTCTGCCTATTTCTCCAATGCTTTCTTCTTTCTTGCCAGAAATTCTATTCTTTTTTTCAGGCTGTCTAAGTCGCGACTCAGGTTTTCCAGTTCATCCACTTCGGTAGGCTCGAGGGAGCGGTCGCGCAGGGCAAAAGCTTCTTCGGAAGCATCGGTCTTGGCTTCATCCATGCTGTTCATGATTACCCCAATAAAGAGGTTTAATACGACCATGGTACCAATCATCACAAAAGAAACAAAATAGGTCGTAGCCCATGCGCCGTGTGCGATGGGCGAAATACAACCTTCCGCTTCCGTGTAGCCCCAAATCGTATGGTCACAGCCATACATGTTGATATACATGATGTCGGTCCAGTCTTCAAGGGTCACAATCCTGAACAAACTTAACAGGCTGAGCTGCAGATTCCCGAAGTGAACGGGGTCATTGATACTGAACAGAAACACCCCCATGGTTGCGTAAATGTAGAAAATCACCATCAGGAGCACGCCCACATAGCCAATGGACGGAATCGATTTCAGGAGGGCGTTTACGAGTAGCTGCAGCTTGGGAATGGTCCGTACCACCCGGAATACGCGGAGCACCCGTGCAAGGCGCAGGACCGCATACATAAAGCCTTCGACATCCGGTAGCAACAGGGCCGCGTAACAGACAAACACAATGCTGAAATCGAAGATATTCCAGGGGTCATTGAAATATCGCAGCGGCCGGTTGCCATGCGCTGCCATCTTGAGTACGATTTCAACAAGGAAGATGAACAGGATAATCTGATCGAGCCAGAAAATCAGCGTGTAATGCTGCATGGCGAATTCCTTATAGGTCTGCACCCCAACCAAAACCCCCGCAAAAAGAATGACTATGAGGATGAAGTTGGTAAACCAGTTGGTTTCAACAATTTTTTTGCAGTATGCGGAAAAAGCGCTCATTACAGCGGTTTACTCTTAATGACAGTATGGTTGAATTATAAGGAAGCCTAATTCTCAGCTTTCGGCTGACGATCAGCGGTTCAAAAAACACGCAAAAATAGCAAAGAATGCCGGATTTTCCCGCATTAAGCTGCCGCCTATCTTTTATATTGCGCACCAAACAGATTTCCACTTCAGAACCAATATGGCAAAGTCAAAAACAAATTATGAATGCCGGGACTGCGGCTACACCACAAGCCGGTGGCTGGGAAACTGCCCGGGCTGTAAAAGCTGGAATTCCTTTGAGGAAGTCATAAAGCCTGAAGAAACAGCTGCATCCAAAAAACACCGTGCCCGGCTTATGCCTGCACAGCAAGCCGAAGGCAGCACCAAAGCCCGGCTGCTCGATGAAATTGACGCACAGGAAGCAAGCCGAACTACCACCGGTATGGCCGAATTCGACCGCGTGCTTGGCGGTGGCATCGTAGCCGGTTCCTTTATCCTGGTCGGCGGCGATCCGGGCGTCGGGAAATCTACGCTCGCGCTGCAGCTTGCGGGCAGGCGGCCTGATCTTAGCATTTTGTACTGTTCCGGGGAAGAATCTGCCGGTCAAATCCGGCAGCGGGCAACCCGCATGAAGCTCCATGCCCCAAGGCTGCACCTGTTCACCGAAACGGATATCACGCTGATTCAGCAACAGGCTGAGCTGCTCAAACCTGACCTGCTGATTATTGACTCCATACAAACCGTGTTCCGGCCTGAAATCACGAGCATGCCGGGCAGCGTAGCGCAAATTCGTGAGTGTGCAGGCCTGCTGATGCGCCTTGC
This genomic stretch from Cyclonatronum proteinivorum harbors:
- a CDS encoding hotdog fold thioesterase, with the protein product MKIQNELKEIVTAFFSQKERNMGHALGIEFNSLFKDEVRATMPVNENTRQPFGLLHGGASVALGETICSVGAWLNVDHQTQSAVGLEINANHLRAARSGTVTGVAKPIHRGTSTQIWQYDVYTESGKHLCTGRCTLAIISNRTVRKG
- a CDS encoding HD domain-containing protein, whose protein sequence is MLSDNKKDQLYKVFTDPIHGFVHVPKGQTLRLLDHPYVQRLRRIRQLGLAYTVFPGAEHSRFSHALGAVGLMLKMLTTLRDKNTTINNQEVEGVLAAILLHDIGHGPFSHTLEHTLISDFNHEMMTLALMKQLNAEFDGGLETAIQIFTDQHPKAFLHQLISSQLDADRLDYIKRDSFYTGVLEGSIGIDRIIKTLRVHNGSIVMEKKGIYAVENYIMARRFMYMQVYLHKTVLCADMLIRSVFRRATDLVEEGYQLAFPSPAIRYFLEKKPSAKKGISRELLQHYVMLDDADVLMCLKFWQYEKDPILADLCSRFLNRRFFRATPLIHKPSPEDKHRYRLATSRVLRAKRLPFDEKSAGYYFGTTETRNEAYRFERSGIYIMEQPGVAVEFSKAADARHIEALSTPIVKHYAIHLKELNS
- a CDS encoding T9SS type A sorting domain-containing protein, with translation MAPSSLLFGKQASEAGHIAESEPEEITQDFRNVALLSNLRLMRWVNLFPGQSSGAGLLNNDPLLTEARLQLNVAEPRDGEDDYQNFMRNLYTWENGRISEIITQRSFFSNDWFDEEKQAFGYENDLLRENVYFSWVESIGWEEEVKEEFAYTQIDGQSFISEVSIAEFGDPFLEIFVGYEGTDISKIEEFVTDGTEMQPVGRSEFTYNGEDLFETYSVFDGDEFIPDYRIIYVDTSPSDFYEMITRQLEVLMVSSETLMLLQLDMPGTIEQVWDGAAWVDEFRMLRVDEDMPTEDYDSAVIYTSAFFNEEEGWQPDTRIEIAFNELGQILYGTASEYDIFEEQWIPIGTEVFEYNSSSLVPDLAQFSTFDPFAGEMIDTARLLLEWDLTNVDVRGDEHQLPAGISLGNAYPNPFNPTTNIPFEISETGHVSLEVFDMLGRQVAVLVNEAKPAGSYTVPFDAAALSSGVYLIRLQSGDLMKTSRVTLIK
- a CDS encoding ion transporter; translation: MSAFSAYCKKIVETNWFTNFILIVILFAGVLVGVQTYKEFAMQHYTLIFWLDQIILFIFLVEIVLKMAAHGNRPLRYFNDPWNIFDFSIVFVCYAALLLPDVEGFMYAVLRLARVLRVFRVVRTIPKLQLLVNALLKSIPSIGYVGVLLMVIFYIYATMGVFLFSINDPVHFGNLQLSLLSLFRIVTLEDWTDIMYINMYGCDHTIWGYTEAEGCISPIAHGAWATTYFVSFVMIGTMVVLNLFIGVIMNSMDEAKTDASEEAFALRDRSLEPTEVDELENLSRDLDSLKKRIEFLARKKKALEK